The stretch of DNA CCAGCTCACTAAAACAGTGCTGCTAGCCCCAGCTCACTATAACAGTGCTGCTAGCCCCAGCTCACTAAAACAGTGCTGCTAGCCCCAGCTCACTATAACAGTGCTGCTAGCTAGGTTAGAGAGGAAGTGTATCAGAGGTGTGTATTAGACTTACTAATACATGACTATACAGATAGATGGttatgggctgtgtgtgtgtgtaccgtagcCTCctcgctccacctcctccagcgaGGGCTCCCCCAGGGCCTCGTGGGCCAGCTGCAGCTGGTCTCTCAGCCGGCCCAGGTCCCGCTCTGCTTTGGCCTTCACGATGCTCAGCTCCGTGTAGATGTCCTTGTACTTGTCTGTCGCATACTTCTTATCCTgggcacacacgcaaacacacaaacaaacacaatcagcatttagagtctgttttttttgttttttgtttcttcGAGTTGAAACTTCACCTCTGACAAACACGTACTCTTTGGGCTGCCTGAAGTTCATCCTTCAGGGAGTTGATCTCCTGCTTCAGGTACTGCACCTCCGACTCCTTCACCCTCAGCATCACCTGCACAGACACAGCAGCAGGTCAGAACCAGCAGCACCTCCATACAGTGTCAGGCCTGCTGGGATGAGATCCAGTCCTTGAGACTGAGATTCTGTCTGGGACGGAGACTGGGACTGAGACTAAACAAGGCCTGAGTCCAAGTCTGGCCTGAAATTAGAACTAGGACTGGGACTAGTACTGGGCCTAATATTAGTACTGGGACTAGGACTGTGTCTAATATTAGTACTGGGACTAGGACTGGGCCTAATATTAATACTGGGACTGGGCCTAATATTAATACTGGGACTAGAACTGGGCCTAATATTAATACTGGGACTGGGCCTAATATTAATACTGGGACTAGGACTGGACCTGGACCTAATATTAGTACTGGGACTGGACCTAATATTAGTACTGGGACTAGGACTGGGCCTAATATTAATACTGGGACTAGGATTGGGCATGGGCCTAATATTAGTACTGGGACTAGGACTGGGCCTAATATTAATACTGGGACTAGGACTGGACATGGGCCTAATATTAGTACTGGGACTAGGACTGGGCCTAATATTAATACTGGGACTAGGACTGGGCCTACCTCCAGCTCATACAGCTCCTTGCCCTGGACCAGGGTGCAGCAGTCTCCCTCCTCACTGGTCATGGAGCGCATCTTGGTGATCTCTGCTGCCAGACGGTTGTTCAGCTCCTGACAACATAATGACAACTAATTCAGAACTggtgtgatgcgtgtgtgtgtgtggagggagagagagagaggttgggagagagactgaatgagggggtgagggcgaagagagagagaaaccggtGTCTGTgatcatatatacagtatgtgtgtatgtgtgtccaccTGGTTGTGTGCGTTGAGCtcctggttctctctctgacactggCGGagggcctgcctctctgcctccagcgcCTGGGCCAGGTGGGCATTCTCCAGGCACTTCTGGGAGTACTGTTCTGACAGCACCTCGATCTCCCGCTGGAACGAGCACAGCTCCTCCCTgcagtgcgcacacacacacacacagggtcaaacACAGCCTcggcaccagagagagagagcgagagagcgagagagagagcgagagagcgagagcgagcgagagagagagcgagagagagagcgagagagagagcgagagagagagcgagagcgagagcgagagaacaagtttgaggaagagagggagagagaaagacaggcagccagacagacagataggtatgcagacagacagccagccagacaacaAGCAAGCCAAGCCGGCAGGCAGGTAGCCAAACAGGCTTCGTCCTTGGGACGACTTAAACTGTGTCTGAAATTCCAAAGCTTGGCAAGGTCGTCCTGCTACCTCAGCGCCCGGTTACCATGGTTACAGCTGGCAcagcgagacacacacatacagacattgtCTGCTCATCCTGAACCCTCCCGACAGCTTGAACcctacagccagccagcctgagtTCTCCACGCAGCCAAACAGGCCCTGAAcactccacaccacccagccccTGTAccttccacccacccacccaccccaccgctataccctccacccacccacccagcccctgtaccttccacccacccaccccaccgctataccctccacccacccagcccctgtaccttccacccacccacccacccacccgctataccctccacccacccacccacccagcccctgaaccctccacccacacacacattcagcacctgatccctccacccacccaccaaccAAGCCCCTaaaccctccacccacccagcccaTGAACCCCCAACCCACTCAGCCTCTGCACAGAGTTTCTGAGGCCACCCAGAAACAACCTCAGCCTCGAAACAGCCTCGGGGACAGTTTGTTGAGTCATGTACATCTCTGTGGGAATCTTCCCCTGGCTCTGATGATGGCACGGCCATGCTAAACCCACGCGCTAAAGTCTGCTACGCGGCGTCATCAGTCAAGTCAGTCAGAGCCCAGCTGCCCCACAGGTCTCTGGGAACAGTAAGCCTATCACAGCGTGGGCAGGTGTGAAGATGCAAGCAGCGAGCCTGTCAAGTCTCAGCTAGTCGCCTGGCTGCCGGCAATACATCCGAGACTGAAGATTCATTAAAGTTATAAATCAAGGAGGTTTTATCTCCATCTGTCATCTACTTGTCAAGcgggagaggagtgtgaggtgttctggggaaCTGACATGGGCTAAAGTCAGGTAGCCGAGTCAGCGCCTCGGAGCGCGAGTCAGATTTCAAGTGAACGACTTGAAACCCTATTCTTGTTGCGACAAGGGAACCGTCCCGAGGTtcctgggggaagggggaggggggttcaaACGTACTCGTGCTGCCTGCGGATCTCCTCAATGTCTGCGCTCTCCGTGTTGTTGCCCGTCTTGCgcaccttctccagctccttctccagctccgaCCGGTGGGCGTTCTTCATCGCCTCGATCGCTACGGCAACCACAAACAAAGAGGGGCATTGAGAGGAGAGGCCGGCTCCTGGCGGAAACAACCTGCGGACATTGGCCGTCGCGTAACAGACTTTTATTTCGGCTAGAACAACGAGCGTCTGTTTGTCACATGACCAGAAGTGTTTTGTAGGCTATTTCAGGGATGTGTTATGTTGTCCATTTGGGTCTGTGTTTTAACAACTTGCATCACACATTTACCTCACCTTAATAAAACAGTCATGAGCATCTCATTAACAACTAAACTGATCCCACTGGAGTTGGGATTAGGCTTTGatctatatactgtatgtgtgtatatagctCAGtgatagagcatttgactgtagGTCAaggggtctgctaaatgaatccatTACATTAAGACAGTCTATCTGGGGTGTTACTGACCAAGAGCATCAAAACAGAGGTTGGGATCTGATCCAAGGCCAGAGATTAATGGACGTCTTTAAGAAAGGAGTGACATTTAGGGTAAGTCAACAACTTCTAGAGCGAGCTTCACCTCTCAAGCACAAAATGAAGGGGGCACAAATGATTTACCTGCCCCATAACTTCCTGCTCGGTAACTCCCTGCTCGGTAACTCTCTGCTCGGTAACTCCCTGCTCGGTAACTCCCTGCTCGGTAACTTCCTGCTCGGTAACTCCCTGCTCGGTAACTTCCTGCTCCGTAACTTCCTGCTCGGTAACTCCCTGCTCGGTAACTCCCTGCTCGGTAACTCCCTGCTCGGTAACTTCCTGCTCCGTAACTTCCTGCTCCGTAACTCCCTGCTCCGTAACTCCCTGCTCCGTAACTTCCTGCTCCGTAACTTCCTGCTCCGTAACTCCCTGCTCCGTAACTTCCTGCTCCGTAGCTTCCTGCTCTTTAACGTCCTTCTCTGTAGCTTCCTGTCAGAACAGCACTGACCAGAGATGGTGGCGGCCGTCTCCTCGGCCAGCAgccgctccttctcctcctgcaggtTCTCCAGCTCGCGCTGGTGCTTCCTCAGGAGCTCGTCCACCACCCTCTGGTGGGACTCCTCCATGGCGGTGAAGCCCCGCTCACAAGTGGCCTGCAGGGCAGAGGACACacagtcagtacacacacacacacacaatcagcacATAAACAACCACACTGAGCACACCCACAGTCAGCTCGCACATACTGTCAGTGCGCatagacacacagtcagaacacacacagtgagcgCACAACAATGCACATCCACACGGGGTCTCAGCTAGGACCAAGAGTTGTTCCTGACCATGTGAACCAAACCAGGGAAAACTCTAGTGCCTCTGCCTCGACCAGGGCTGAGAAACCGTTCCACGGACGCCGAGACTGCAAACACGCAGCTAGCTACAGCACGTTAGCCATGAGCCGGCGGTTAGCGGAGGGTTAAAAGGACAACAGAATACTTGAACATGCTAAAGGAATGCGTGGGCAGCAAAGGGGTTAGACCACATGCCCTTACTCCCCCCTAGGGTGAGCAGAAGTCCCAGCCAGGTTTGTGCCGACTCTGGGTCGCCTCTTATAAAATGTCAATTACAACTCAAGTTCATGTCTGGTGTAATGTCTGAATTCTGTTGCAATCGTCTGAGCGCTTATGCGCGTAAAACCATGAGCCGTTGCTGTTGGCCAACTGTTTGGGTGGAATGTGGGATTGGAGCTGGATCCGCAACCCAACTCGTGGACTAATTCGAAAAAGGATCGAGCTGGCACACCGCCCCAGCCAGTGTCAAACGAGGAAAGGCTGCCAGCCTCGCACTAACACCTTTAGGTAACGCGGAGAACGGGGggtagggggtgggagaggggagtaaTCCCAACCACCACGCTTTGGAAAAGGGAGCCATTCACCAATGCTATTATAATTACAGTGCATGTTTCCACAAGAGGGGACTTGAATGGCCTTCCGTCTGGCTCGACCCAAAACCTAGGCCCGCTTCCGTCCTCTATTCAGAGACACTAATCTGAGTGCTCAGTCAGAGGTTctgccccctgctctccctgccacGGCCTGGACGGCCAAACGGGGCCGCCCCGGGCCTGTTTTCACAGGGATAACTCTCCAGAGCTCGGAAGCCAGGCCCGGGAAGCCAACTGTGAGAGCCGTGCTGAGCCAACTGCCCCCCCGCAGGGTAAACGGAGACTTCCTGCTCTGACATCACGGCGAGCAGCACCTGCAGTTTTGTTTAGATACTTGTTCCGTGCGTCTCGGTTGGCtcgtgtgagggagggagagacagaatgaaaacGATAGGggtagaatgagagagagcaagagagagagagcaagagagagagagcaagagagagcaggaaagagagagagacagagcaagagagtgccagacagacacagaggcccCACATCCTgtttaggggtgagggggttgtGGGTATACACAACTGAGTACTTCTAAACTATTAAAGACTCAATACAGGAAgaggtatatatacacacactgtgatCTTTAAAAGACATGAACTCAGCAGACAAATCTGACAAGAATTATAAAATGGTTCCTTGCTCAAACTCATTGGCCCCTCATCAAAAACCCAGCCGATCTGTTGCTGGCAGAAACAAGTCTAAAAGCTAATCTGCATATTGAAACTACCTTATATGGAGAGTAATGCATAGTAAACACTTATAAACGAAGCTGAGTGAAAATCACTGTTTACACAAGCATATATTTAAATAAGTTTAACCATTTGTTGGCACTATATACTGAGCAATATCATTTTTCTATTTGTCTGGAAACCAAACGATTAAACCAGTTAATCATTTGCAATTCGTTTTGAAATAATATTCACATGTTGTTAACCAGTTAGAAAAGGGAAAGTTTCAGTCTGTAAAACTAGacacaaacaaagacaaagagGTAAACCCCATGCATTTttctgtggtaaaaaaaaaaaaaagattgataaaaatacaataaaaagacTAGAATAGATTTTCCCAAACTTGTTTTGAtcacttaattaaaaaaaatgggtaAACTCTTTGTCTTTGTAACCAGTCTACAACGGCTGAGGAGAAGAAAACATTGTTAAGCACATCAAACTAACACTACAGAGGAACTCATTTAAGAAGCAACTTAAAACTGGACAACTCGCCTATATGTTCACACTGAATATGTTGATGCATGTTGGAACTGAATACAAGTCGTGCCCAAACATTGGCTCAGCTAACCTAACTTTCTGACAAGGTTCTGGTAGCGAACCGATCAACAAAATGGGTTCCTCGGCAGGCTACACAACTTAGCATCAACGATCACATGCACTACAGGACAGGGTTAGTCACCATGCAACACTGAAGGTTACAGAGTCtacagagagcagaggaaagGCCAGCAGGGTTAGGTAGGcgaggagggggttggggaaggaacggaggggggaggtggggtgggtctGGGGGTGCCACAAGGAGACACAAGGCATCACGGATGGAGAACAGCAAGGACAAGGGAACGCTTCCACCTTCAGGCTTTCCAGATCTTTCTCGTATTTCAGCCGGAGCGTCGTCGTGTCTCCCTGCTGCTCGCGCCGCCTCATCTCCTCCGTCAGGGCCAAGACCTGGGCCACCAGCTCCTGGAGACGCTCTTtgagggcggagggggaggactCGGTGGGCAGCGCTCCACGACCCTCCGGGCCGCCAGGGGCATCTCCTCCCGGGCCGAGCACACTTCgcagctcctccatctccctctggaACCTCTCCAAGatgttcctcctctctgcctcgtgCTTCTGCTTCAGGTTCTCCATGCAGATGGTGAGGGAGTCGATCTCTTTCACGTTCTCCTCGGACCGCAAGCGCAGAGTCTCGCCCGCCTTGGCCACTTCTTGCCGGAGCTTCTCAACCTCCTGTTCGTAGACGTCTTTCACCTCGCGTAGCTCCTTCTTGTGCTTGGCGATCATGTCTTGGAGCTGAATGGCCTTGTCCAGGGAGTCGATGGGCTCTCCCTCAatctgaatgtgtgttttgggtgttGTTGTTTGGTAGTCTCCTCTTTGGCTTTCCTTGTCTGACAGACGATTTTGAAGGTCTTGCAGTTTGCATTGGAGATCTCGGTTCTGGTTTTTAAGCCAAAGGCAGTTTGGACAGTCGGAGCTGCGAGTTTGAACCTGGCTGGCGTTCGGCCGTAGGACATGTTGGAATTTCAGCCTACTGAGGAGATAGGAGTTGTGAGCCTCTGTCATGGCGTCCGACAGATACTCCGACCAACGTTTCTTGGGACTGCCTGAAAAGCTAGCTAGCACCAAGGACATTAGCTTGCTGTTGGTCGACATGGTGACGGCGGAGGCAATTTGGGTGAATAAACGTACTTTCTCTCGTAAAGTCTCCACTAGATCTTTCAAAACGACAGTGTCGGACACCGTCTCAGACGTCGTCTCTTCGCCGTCAACCTTCATCTGAGGTGCTCGTCTGCTCACCAAAAGCAGAGCACTCTTCTCTGCCACCATCCGCTCGGCAACGCACCTTTCAAAGGAAGGTTCACTTTGTGAGCATCCGGGGCTGACCTTAATAGCGCCTAACAGCTGACTCCAGAACTCCACTCCCGCTACCAAcgtctccaccagcctctcacTCACTTCaacctgctcccctcctgccgTCTCAAGGCAATCTGTGCTAAGCAAAGCGCTTCTCCAATCGCTACGCAACTTCTCCACGTTACAGTCTACCTTCACCAGCATCTCTAACACCGTGCTGAGGGCCACCGACTTCATCTTGAGGTCCCCTGCTACTTCCTGTATAACCCCGTCGTCTACAACCTGCTTCTCATCCGTCTGCATCCGTTCTTCATCAACAACATGTGCCGTCGCTTCTTCTCTAGCCCTACTTGCTATCCCCTCTTCCCCTGACCCGGTTTGCGTCGTCCATCTTTCATTCTGCGCCTCTAGAAGCTTCCGACTACCGACCCAAACTGCCTCCTCACACCTGGTTTTAAGCTCTGCGTTCTGGGCTTGGAGTTCCCTACAGCGCCCCTCTGTGGACTGGAGGAGCTTGTCAGTCTCGGCCAGCTTGGCCTCCGTGGCGGCCAGCTGCTCTCTGAGTCGCTCTCCCTCCAGCGGGGACTGGTCCGCCCGGCCGTCCTCCATGTGGAACCCCAGGCCTCTCAGTGTGGCCTCCTTCAGCTGCAGTCTCCTCTCCGTGTCCTTTAGACTGTCTCCCAGCATCTCCAACGTGACCAGGGCTTCATGGAGCCTGTGGGACTTCTCGTTCAGCTCTCTCTCGTAGTACTCCCTGTCGATCGCGCTGGCCTTGCTTTCAGCCAGCTGCGCCTTGACGCGGTTCAGCTCCTCCACGAGCAGCAGGTGCTGTTTCCCTTCCTGCAGGGCGCCCAGCTCCGCTTTCAGCCGGTCTATCTCCCTGTCCGCCTCGGTGAGCTGGTTCAGCATCTCCTGGTAGCGCTGGGTCAGCGCTGCGTTCTCGCTGGTCAGCAGCTCGACCCTCTGCGACAGCGTCCCGATGGTGATCTCGTGCATTTCCGGGTGGTCTTCGATCTTGCAGAGAGGGCCGTACGGGTTTTTGAGGCTCTCCACCTTCTGCTTGTGAACCCTTCCTAGCATGTCCTCCATGGTCAAAAGACGAGACTCGTAGTCTCGGATGCTTTCGCCGGCCTTGGCTAAGCTCTTCTTTATGGTTTCGTTCTCCGCCTCCTGTTGATACTTCCATGTGTCCAGAAGCTTCTGACAGCTACCCTGTCTATCTACTTCCTGACTCGCACCCTCAAGTGATCGCAGTAGCGTAACTAACACACTCAGGGTTAGTGGCTGGCCTGATGTTAATTCCTCAATCTTAAGAATCCTGTCTGCGCTATCATGGATGACAAAACTAACTGTTTTCTGGACAGGTTCGGGGGGAGGGCTTTCCGAACTGGGGGTTTGGGGTGTTTCAGAAAGGCAAGGTTCCTCGGCGGAGGCGTGAGAAAGCGAGAGGCCAAGCTGTGCCTGCATATTGCGCTTTTTCAGTTCTTGCAGCTGCAGGAGCTCTTTGGTCTCCTGGTACTTCTTTGTCAAGCTCTGAGCTTGAGAACTAACCAGTTCAGGCCTCTTCGTCTGGGCCGCAACATCGGCATCCAGACCGGTCGGATGCTCCAGCTTGGAAAAGGGACCAGAGACTTTGTTAACACACAGCAGGGGGGGGAAGTGAAAAAAAGAACTAGGCCTAAAGGTTTTATGAATTACTTGCCCCAATTTTCAGATTTACATGAAAACATTTACCATATTCCATTTGTATTACATTGTACGTAATTATGTAAATGAACTATTAATgatttttaaaaaaacattacaaataGGTATCCATCATAAGATTGTAATTATAAGATTGTATATtagagggctggagagagaatAAATGGCCTTTGTTAGTAAATCACAAGAGATCATGCACATTAAACGGTTAAAGGTTATTTCATGGGGTAAGTGATGCAAAATTAGTACTAGCTAGATGGTTTATTTAGAGATGGGAGGCACACTGGGTTATACAAAAGaaagaaagccttgtatctacTTTTCTAACAATCCAAAAAGATGAAAATGATTGCACTGTAATAATGCCAATGAAGCCAAACTACGTCGTTCTAGTCTTAACTGTGAAATTATACTCTATTAATACTTAATCAAAATTAAGAATTCAAAATGATGTCATGACATAGCCTAATCATATGCACAATTAATATGCACTTTTCTATGGACTGAACAATTACCTGATATTTAGAAACCTAGACCCCTTTTTCAAACGCAAACAGAAAACATCTGGGTTCTGTTAAACCCTCAAGGCACCCCATCCTGTCAACTGAAAACTCTTCTACTCCATCAACCTTGACAACGATCAGTCCTCAATCTTCTCATAACTATAAACGCAGCTAGATGATTCTCAATCAAGCATACAAACATtgctctcttgcacacacacacgccaactcgCACACGAGTGCACACACGTTTCTTATATTCGACACAAACAAGTTGAAGCCTCACAGATTCTGGGCTTTGTGTTGCTCACCACCAGTGCAGAATATGGGACGCACAAACTGGAAAAGGTTACTAGTCCACGTACAGCAGATGAAATAGGAGGATTCATTTGACCGCATAACGTTTCAAACAAGACGAGCCAAAGGTTTACGTCACATCTCCAGCCTGCACACTACACACGAGAGACCACACCTAAACTGTTGGCAGCCAAAGAACCCCTGAGCTTTCATGCCTTGACCCCAGCACAGAGACGCCATCATCAAAGCCTCGTGTTAATTATTGTCAGTCATTGAATGCTCAATCCAAAAAGTGCCAGCATGAGTTTCATGACTTCCGCCGTGACGTAACGAAACACAGCGGAGAGAGATGAGCGAAGAGAAGTTGAGGAAGACTTAAAACACGATATAAAAGAAAATCGAAATCAAAAAGATCTTCCATGTTTCTTTTCACATGCAATGAACTCATGCAGAGGCTTGTCTTCGtagccgtttttttttttttatcgcagCTCTGGTGTCAGTTTGTTGTTGGATGTTGTCTTATCGATAAAATACAACATGCAAAGGAATGTTACATAATAGGAGAGGAAATGGTGTGAGCTCAAACAGCTGGCCTCCATATAATATGATACATAATAAAACAGCAGAGCGCtgggaaagaagagaaaaatgGCAAGGGCAATatatgggagagggagagatgaggaagagagagagagcgatgaggGTGAGAAAGACAAGGGTAAAAAGGGATGGAGAGTGATAGATAGAAAGATAAAAAGAGGACGGAGAGAGTGAAATACGGTGAAAAAAGAGCgatgaggaacacagagagagagagagagagagagaccaagaaaaGGAGGTAAGAGATAAACCGGGGCTCTTACAGGGGAGATGTACCCAGTCCGGACGTGCTGCTCTCGATCCAGAGCCGTCCTCAGTtgcagctccagctcctgcttgTGCTGGTTGGAGTCCAGAAGCTGGTGGTGACAGCTGTCCAGCTGTCCCTTCAGCTCTTCtacctgggagagggaggggccaggcgtcagcagagggggggaggaggacatgcTACAAGCTCTCGCTAGAGTATCGTGTTGGGCTGCTGGTCTGGGTTCTACAGAACACCACCAGATTGACACAGGAAATGTACACTTGCATACTATCCCATACTACTGGCGTACTATGAGGAATGTTTACGAAAATGTGAgactattattttattttaaattctctttcacaaacactcatacgcacacacacacacacacacacagacccctttcTTGTAGCTCTCCAGCAGTTTCTCCAGCTCGGCCGTGTCCCTGGTCTGCAGAGCCGACGGCAGGggaaccctcctctcctcccgtatGGGCGTGTTCTCCACCTGCTGCCAGTGCTGCTcgatcacctcctccaccttctggtGCCTGTCCACAGACCCCGGACCCGCAGGGCCTTCCCCCGgggccctctccccccccccgctctcaaAGTCCATCTGGCCGCCCTCCCCCGCAGCCGCCGGCTCGGCGGAGGATCCGGTCACGGACTcgtacctcttcctcctctcctccctccgccgGCTCCGCTCGGGGTCTCCCGGGTCGGCCTGCAGGGGCTCGGCCTCCTGGGCCCGCTGCTGGGCCATGGCCTGGGCGATGGGTCGGAACTCGGCCCAGTCGAAGGTCTTGGAGCGTCCCTCTCGCCGGCGCTCGCGCGCCCGGCTCTTCTTGGGGCCCTGGCCGGGCTCCCGCTCCGCGGAGGAGGcctcggaggaggaggggaagtcgTGGGTCACGTCGGGCCTCGCCAGGGCCTCCGAGGGGGCGAAGGAGCCGTGGTCCTCGGTGGAGCTGGGGggaaggtggtggtgggaggggcggggcgggcACAAGGCACAAACATGAATGACTAAAACTCACAGGGCTTTactgtctgggggtggggggctgggcaCAGGAACATGGAGAATTGAAGACACATGAGGGATGGGTATTGCTCAgttgtagagcatttgactgcagatcaaaagcTCGCGGGTTCAAATCACCCCgtgtgttgctttggataaacgtGTCTGCCACGTGAGAACATGACACAGCATTAGGCTGTATAAAGTGGTGGTGGGACAAGTCAATATTGGTGAGTCAATATCGTCTCTTTCAAGACAGAAAATGATACGACACGGCAAGCTACCTTTTGACAAGAACACAGGAAAcatgtattttcttttgtcaGATTTTTTGCGTTCCAAAGAGCAGGTGTGGAAGATGCTGACCTGGCCACATCCggggctgtggaggagggcctCACGTTCTTCATGACCGCCAGGATCCAGTTCCTGCGGATTCCTGCCGTCATGGCCGACAGGGTGTGGACGCCCTCCTGGGTCTGAAGAAGAAGACGTCTACACTTCATGATCTTTTGCAAACAAATAGCTGTGGATATAGTAACTTCACAAGTACGACCAACGACAAGGCTAATCAGCCATGGCTCGCTTCAGCTATTCTAAGCGGGTCGCAGTGGCTAAAAGCTGTCCGGACGAGctgtggtgaggagagagaggacactcACGTGGATCTGGAAGCCGTAGTTGCGCTGAGCCTGGTACTCCGTGACGTTGTAGCAGGTGGACAGGTCGATCTCGCCGTCCAGGTCTGAGGCCTGAGGACACAAGGAgttcctcacacacatgcacatctgGTCTGCTGACACAACAGAAACaatatacacatacagtactgtgcaaaagtcttgggcgcaaataaaaaaatatatatataaaaagttCATTCTTTAAAAAATCAAAAT from Osmerus eperlanus chromosome 12, fOsmEpe2.1, whole genome shotgun sequence encodes:
- the mprip gene encoding LOW QUALITY PROTEIN: myosin phosphatase Rho-interacting protein (The sequence of the model RefSeq protein was modified relative to this genomic sequence to represent the inferred CDS: deleted 1 base in 1 codon), whose protein sequence is MSTAKENPCRKFQANIFNKSKCQNCFKPRELHLLTDQDLNQAKPIYGGWLCLAPEGTDFDNPNQRSRKWQRRFFVLYEHGCLRFALDESPSTLPQGTVNMNLCSDVVDAEPRTGQKNALCIITPEQEYFIRGENKEIINGWTEQLVVYPRTNKQNQKKKRKVEPTTSQEPGPAKVAVTGSGIPEAEKVPDSSSIIWQEELSQREAEGAAVWSAADLPALGSPLAPAGEGSSAGRGSDAGSLNGEEVDRGGPPLHGAAPHPPHDLLSPTGSCSSLGGLPRCLSPAPSDPFPSGSSLLSNGSHISGSVSSLDSDASGSTVASTESHPRQPRGAHGNHADTPRARRLEAEARKAEKRSRARSPEREAAVFSPERSRSGVIEKLEALELENAERMEVEEAGRGGGRQGRSEQRRFHREEQRHDPGQGLDFPSTLPPLRRAKSLDRRTTESVMTPDLLNFKKGWMVKLDEQAQWKKYWFVLTDHSLRYYKDSIAEEASDLDGEIDLSTCYNVTEYQAQRNYGFQIHTQEGVHTLSAMTAGIRRNWILAVMKNVRPSSTAPDVASSTEDHGSFAPSEALARPDVTHDFPSSSEASSAEREPGQGPKKSRARERRREGRSKTFDWAEFRPIAQAMAQQRAQEAEPLQADPGDPERSRRREERRKRYESVTGSSAEPAAAGEGGQMDFESGGGERAPGEGPAGPGSVDRHQKVEEVIEQHWQQVENTPIREERRVPLPSALQTRDTAELEKLLESYKKGVEELKGQLDSCHHQLLDSNQHKQELELQLRTALDREQHVRTGYISPLEHPTGLDADVAAQTKRPELATCERGFTAMEESHQRVVDELLRKHQRELENLQEEKERLLAEETAATISAIEAMKNAHRSELEKELEKVRKTGNNTESADIEEIRRQHEEELCSFQREIEVLSEQYSQKCLENAHLAQALEAERQALRQCQRENQELNAHNQELNNRLAAEITKMRSMTSEEGDCCTLVQGKELYELEVMLRVKESEVQYLKQEINSLKDELQAAQRDKKYATDKYKDIYTELSIVKAKAERDLGRLRDQLQLAHEALGEPSLEEVERGGYDIMKSKSNPDILKMAAAAAKRSERTMRSKSLKEGLTAEQRLHLFDNKDTKEF